Part of the Chloroflexota bacterium genome, GGGCTCGTGTCGCCTGAAGTGAACGGCAAGAAGGACCCGCAAAGGATCGGTACCAGCGTCACAGGTTCACCATCACGCATGAAGTGCAACCACACGGCGGCCAGCTCGATGGAGTGTTCTCTGCGGTGGTGGAGCTCCTCGTCGTAGAGAGAGTCATCGCCCCAGGCCGCTTCAAACCGGTCTAGCGCGTCTTGGTCGGTGGGCAGCGTGCCCCAGGGTGTGGCGTAGTCCTGCCGCGTCGGCGTGAGCGTTCCCGGGCTGCCCGCGTGATCAGTGCCGAGAATGACAACAACCTCCGCCTCCCGCACGGCTGCCCGCGCGTGCTGCCACGTGCGCGCGTAGACTGGTCCGCCCCGGTCGTAGTCAATATGGGGACTTACAAGCCCCCGCACGGCAGGCGGATCGGGGCATGCAGGCGGCTCAACGGCGTTGATGTAGCCCTCCAACATTGCCGAAAGCTCGTCCGGGTCGGCGGGGTACGAAGCGCCGGCGAGCGCCGGCGGGCGGTCTCCGCGCGTTCGCTCTCCAGGAGCAAGGCCTCATCAAGCTGCTGAATGAGGGATACCAACCTGGCAGTCGGCAAGGACAGGCCGTAGCGCAGCGTCAATGCCGCCTGAATGGCGGCAAGCGAATGCGTGCCGTCGCAGAGTTCG contains:
- the amrB gene encoding AmmeMemoRadiSam system protein B; this encodes MLEGYINAVEPPACPDPPAVRGLVSPHIDYDRGGPVYARTWQHARAAVREAEVVVILGTDHAGSPGTLTPTRQDYATPWGTLPTDQDALDRFEAAWGDDSLYDEELHHRREHSIELAAVWLHFMRDGEPVTLVPILCGSFLPFTSGDTSPKDNSRFTKSIAALGDALAGRRVLVVAAADLAHMGPAFGDPKPLEQPEKEELEGFDRTLLDAMCQGDAARFLGLLQQSRDKQKVCGLPPIYAALQMLGPVAGRVVDYAQCPADGLAGSVVSVAGVVWTD